The sequence CACAGCACTGTATTGGTACAGTGATGATGGGTATCAAAACTGAGCTGTGAGGATCTCACGACGAGCTGATCACGCTTGCTCCTCGAAATCACTAAATACGTAGGGCATTGATGATGCTATGGCAAGGGCCTTCCTCATTGTACCAGTTGCCTTAACCGTGATAACCGCGGTTTCACTCTCCCTGCCTGCCATCACTATGGCGGACCTTAGGTAACTAAGCAAGTCGGTGGGCACTTGAATTACTAGTCTACCCTTACCCACATACTTAGCGATGATCCTTAATTCCACGCCAATTGCCTCCTTGCCGGCAAGTAGCCTAAACCAATTATTTAACTCGGGAATAAGCCTATCCAAGTGTTCCCTTGGATAAACATCCACAATAACATACCTCATATGCAGATACCCCTCCTGTACATGGCATCAACCAACAATTCATACGGCTCATCACTGAACATGCCACTCACGTCAATACCAGTCAATACCTCCATTAACTCCACCACATCTCTTGGATTCCTAACATCTGACACCTTACTTATGCCCTGAGATAATACGATTCTGAGCCCATCAATTGTTGAGTAATCACTAATCACATCCCTTAAGAAGGCAAGTCCCCTCTCGCCGTAACTCACGATTGGGGTGATGACTATTTCCAGCGCCTTGCCTTCCTCAGCCATGACCCTGGCCTGGGCCTTAGACGGCAAAAGCCTTTTATTAATTGTATTAATTGTTACTACATCAATCCTATCATCACTAATCAACTTGTTGAGAACGAACCTACTCCAGGGGATCACGGACACCAGGTCAAAGTTTTTGTACATTTTAATTTTCCAGGCACTGCCCTGGGTAATAACCAGCTTCCTAAGCACGGGAAACTCATCAATATCATTACCACCACCGGTTACTATTGCCGCCATACCATAACCAAGCATCACTAATAGCTTAATCAATTTCTTATCCACAGAACCCAGGTGTAATTCTACGTACATCGCATGCCATGATTAACTACAGACTCCATTAATAAATTGTACAGCATCATTATCCCTAACCTTAACTCTAATTCTAATCACATCATCGCCATCGCTCAGCATAATACGTCCATTCACGAATCCCTGCTTATCCAACCTAATGAATATGTTTCCTGAGGTGTCTACCCTGCGATCAATTGTCTTTAGTAGATAGTCCCTATTCACTAGGGATGAACATATTGCCCTTAGTACAGTAATTACTAATTCCTCATCCTTAATAGACGAGAACACTCTATATATTGGGTTACCATAATGACCAACCAATACCTCAATAATTATTGGTGCATTACCTGTTAGCAACCTCGCCAGGGCATTAGTAACCTTATCTAGATCCTCCGTAGCATGTAGAATAACCTCAACATCTAATTGAAGAGTATTAGTGACCATAAGTTATACTTACCGTGACTGAGTTGACTGTGATTGATCAGCGCCCTTTCTCCTTAATCTCTCAATTAATTTTCTTTGCCTCTCCCTTAGTCTCCTTCTCCTGCGTCCCTCATCATCCTCCTTCCCAACCAGCCATGTAAAGCTTGGATCCTTCCTTATGGCCGGGTGACTTGGATCTACCAGTATAACCTCGTACCATGCATAGGCACCATCCTCACCGACCCAGTATGAACCGAGGACTTCCATGTTTGGGTACTTCCTGGCAGCCCTCTCCTCGGCAATTAACTGAAGACCCTTATCTGTGGTTATTCCATAAACACCCATCCTCTTAGGTCTCCTTCCACTATTCGGCCTTCTCCTGTTAAATGGACCCCTCCTGAGCCTGACCCTAACAACTATTATTCCCTGCTTAGCCTTATAGCCATACTGCCTAGCCTTATTAATCCTAGTGGGCTTTTCAATCCTAACAATGGATGGCTCCCTACGCCACTCTATCAACCTCTGCTTCATTACCACAT is a genomic window of Vulcanisaeta souniana JCM 11219 containing:
- a CDS encoding RNase P subunit p30 family protein, translating into MYVELHLGSVDKKLIKLLVMLGYGMAAIVTGGGNDIDEFPVLRKLVITQGSAWKIKMYKNFDLVSVIPWSRFVLNKLISDDRIDVVTINTINKRLLPSKAQARVMAEEGKALEIVITPIVSYGERGLAFLRDVISDYSTIDGLRIVLSQGISKVSDVRNPRDVVELMEVLTGIDVSGMFSDEPYELLVDAMYRRGICI
- a CDS encoding RNA-binding domain-containing protein, which encodes MVTNTLQLDVEVILHATEDLDKVTNALARLLTGNAPIIIEVLVGHYGNPIYRVFSSIKDEELVITVLRAICSSLVNRDYLLKTIDRRVDTSGNIFIRLDKQGFVNGRIMLSDGDDVIRIRVKVRDNDAVQFINGVCS
- a CDS encoding 50S ribosomal protein L15e is translated as MAKGLYHYLAEAWAGAKDSWVWDVVMKQRLIEWRREPSIVRIEKPTRINKARQYGYKAKQGIIVVRVRLRRGPFNRRRPNSGRRPKRMGVYGITTDKGLQLIAEERAARKYPNMEVLGSYWVGEDGAYAWYEVILVDPSHPAIRKDPSFTWLVGKEDDEGRRRRRLRERQRKLIERLRRKGADQSQSTQSR